The genome window GTCGTCGCCTGGGTTTCGCTGAAGGAATGCTGCAACGTCGGCTTCAGCGTGTAGGTGCGGTAGTTGGTGTAGTTGTCGAGATCGTCGTATTTCGAGATCGCCACCGACCCGTCGAGGATCAACTGATCCACCTGGGTGATGTCGGACTGGACGTGCGGCGCGACGGTGAAGCGGGTGTTGCGCACGCCCGCGATCGACAGGCCGGAATCCGCCACTTCCGAAGTTCGGGTGGTGTCGTAGCTGAAGTCCGCCTTGAGCGACGCGGCGCCGGTGCGGAAACGGCGCTGACCGGCGAAGTTGAGATAGACGTCGTTGGAATTGAAATCGGAATCGTCGTAGCGGTTGGCTTCGAGCTGACCGCCGAATTCGAGCCGCGAGACGTCGGTCTCGCCGATCACCGAAACCCGCGGCGTGGCGATGAAGCCGAAGATCGAGGCCGCGTCGTCGGCGCGCAGCAGGGGATTGTCGTCGTATTCGAAGCGACCGGATCCCTCGACCTGCAGCACCGGGGTGCCCGCCCCCGCGGCGCGCTCCGGGGCGCCCGCGCTCTCGACGCCGCTCGCAGCCGCGGCGCATTCGCCGACGCTGGAGGGAATGCCCGGGCAGATCACCCGGCCCGACGCGGTTCCCACCGCGCCCGTGGGCTCGGCCGAGGGTACGGACTGCGCCTTCGCCGGGGCCGCCCCGAGAAGCGCGGCCGCCGACGCGCCCACCATCAATCCCAGCGCCTTCTTGATCATGAAGCCCTTCCCCCTTGGGGCCGATCCGGAACGGTGACTCTAGAACAGACTGGCGGTGGGCACCACCACCACGTCTCCGGTCTGCAGGATGATGTCCTTGTCGAGTTCGCGCCCGCGGATCACCTCGTCGTAGGGGAACGGAATCGCGACCTGCTTGTCGCCGGTGCGGCGCAGGATGATGATCCGGCTTTCGGAGGCGTAGGGCGTGAGCCCGCCCGCGGC of uncultured Alphaproteobacteria bacterium contains these proteins:
- a CDS encoding exported hypothetical protein (Evidence 5 : No homology to any previously reported sequences) translates to MIKKALGLMVGASAAALLGAAPAKAQSVPSAEPTGAVGTASGRVICPGIPSSVGECAAAASGVESAGAPERAAGAGTPVLQVEGSGRFEYDDNPLLRADDAASIFGFIATPRVSVIGETDVSRLEFGGQLEANRYDDSDFNSNDVYLNFAGQRRFRTGAASLKADFSYDTTRTSEVADSGLSIAGVRNTRFTVAPHVQSDITQVDQLILDGSVAISKYDDLDNYTNYRTYTLKPTLQHSFSETQATTFALEGVHYETTSGSGVTTDTLIPQVGWVSQFSPRWRASGSVGVQYSTTSYDLEFPGREDGSEWTHYFDVAVNYDDLNDHIAFQTSRRPSSLSSGNQAQTTQFKLTGTHNLNQRLDLKLGLTYQISDRSGSNSSGNNDITFIEAAPQLVYRLTEKLNLNLMYRHREREIGDAEATSDAVMVTLTFRPDEFRID